The genomic stretch agaaaatgaaattgccGAAATTAAGTACCAAGTTAAGGCAAAGGAGAAACGACGGGAAGAGCAGGGCCTTACATTATATGATATGCAGCAAAAAATGGGTTTCCAAGAAGAACAGATTCAAGAAATATCTGCTGAAATCGATAGACACGTACAGAGCCGTCAAGTGGCAGAACTTGGAGTGAACACAGCTAAGAAAAATTacgaagaaaaagaaaaactaaccAGATCTCAAAAAGCACTATATCATGAACGGATGGTGGAACTGGAAGATCTGCAATGTTTGGGtagtaatattaaaaaatGGGCCTTTGATGTAGAAGATGAAgtgaaaaatgcaaaacgtATTGTTAGTAGAGATGCTCAACTACAAAGACAGCTATCTCAGGAGAAACGCAAATCCGACATTCTATTTTATCGGTTAGATATGGAAgttaaaaaaagagaaagtgAGCTACAGTCCATTTGTGAAGAGGAAACAGCAATGAAGGATATAGTAAGCATTTTAAATATGAGTATAGCTGATGCCAATACTGATCTAGAGGTATTACAAAATGAGCATAAGCGCCTTTCTCAAGCTTGGAGCGAAGTTATTATAGCTATACAACTTCGagataaaatattatttcaaGTTCAGGACAATATGAGGTAAGGATAAAATAactaatttaattacaaaagcttaatttaaaatttaacaCTAGAAAACACAAAGAGTCAATAAAGCTAAATCTGGCCGGCATTGAAGCAATTAAGAAACAAATTGGAAAGGAAATGGATCTAAATAGAAAGCTTGAATCATTTAAGCAAAGGTTAGCCGATGATATGAGCTCTTTGCAACGTGACTGTAAGTTCATTTTAATTTCCGCTTTAATATGTAATGTTTTTTAATTGTCTGATATTAATTCAAACTGACGGATTGCTTTACTACTAAGACTAGATATTTGGTTTAATGCACTGCTAATACACTTTTACTCATAGAAAGTGCTACCGTTGAAAAGGTCTTTGAATTTCAGATCTGTATAACCATAATTTAAGATTTTATTAGTGTTAATCCCTTTATTATCCTTTTACGAGACCTCTAGTAGAATTGTCCGTCGGTGCCGGTGTACAAAACCAGCACGAGCTAAAAATGGGCAACAATCTAGTTTTGTTCGGAGTTTTAAATtcgaatttaaattaaatgaaaatattttcatatctAACAACAAATTATTTCAGGTCAACAAGAAAACGAAACGCTTTTTCGGTTACAAGCTAAGCTGGATGAGCTACCAGACTTCTTAGGAAGTACTGAAGCCGATCTACAAGAAGCAATTCGTGATGGCAACAGATTATTCTCGGAAATTCGGAAACTTGACTATTCCTTGGAGAAGTaccaccaaaaaaaatttCGAACTGAGGAAGCAATATTAAAGTTGGCGCAAGACCAACTTGTAGCGGATAAGGCTACTGCTTATAGattgaaattattaaataagTCTCAAGAACGTCGTCGAAATATTGATTTATCATTTTCAAAGGTACAGAGTCAATTGGCGTCCTCTATGCTCGACGTGGAAAAACTAAGAAGTTCAGTTTTAAAAACTAAAACCCAAAATGATCTAATTACACAAAGTCTAAACCAATCTGAGTTTAAATCCAGCACTCTTGAGACAGAGCTAAAAAAAATGCACTCTAAAATTGAagttaaaatgaaattatttgaAAGACTCAGCAACAAAATAGAAAACATGCAAAAGTTATTTGGTGAAGCCTCTGGTAGCCCTACTGAACTAAAGGTAATATAGTATTTAAATGCTaaaaactttctttctttaAACAAACTTTACCAACTCCAGataaaacaaattgaaaaatcaaTTCACGCTGGTGAACTGCAAATCCGTGAGCACCAACAATTTTGGATAATGCTGCAGAATCATTTTGTTAATTTGTCGCAAAAAAGAAATGACCAGCTTAATGAAATTCAAGTCACCCGCAAACGTAAGTCAAAATGGTACTTATACCCGTAtactataaaataaaaaaatgttatATTGGTTCGTAAATCCTCGAAAACTTCTCCACCGATTGAGATCAAATTTGGTACATTTTGTGGAAGGGCAGTGTTTTTTACTGGGCATCGCTCCAGAGCGATTGAGAATCGCGGTGTTATTTTGTAGGGATATAATAGAAAAAGCTCACATTGTCACACGAGATACGACTAGAGCAtgttatgtgtgtgttgttgcgACAGCTTTGTTATTTTGTGCATACATAGGTCAGTCCAGTCACGGTCGAATGCTTGTGCGTCGTCTTGGAATAGTGCCGAACAATGGTCCCGTTGCTCAAATGCAGTACGTATCTTTGACATGATTCGGGCTACGTGCTTAATCGTCCGTGCTTATCTCGGAAGCGGAATTGCTGTGATTGTTGCTAGTTGAGATATATGGACTGATGAGCAGTAGGAAAACTTTGAAAGAAAAGCTTAAGTACGCTTTTTGGTCCGTCAATGGTCAATGAGACCCCGTTTGGGgtcctttttttatttttgcgaTCGATTTGTACGTTAAGATTGCGTGTAGCGTCTTGAAGCTTCTGTGTTTTCACTATATCGTTCTGACTTTATATCTAGGTTCGTACAATGCTAGGCCTTTCCTAAGATCGACGAAATCATGGAAATGTTGGGTATCGggtaatacatatgtatcggctaaagttttttatatttatttttctaaaaGCGATCACGGCCTTTTTTATATATGACCCAGGACGGATTGTCATTATGGCCGTTCTCAACAAACTCTGTTTCTGTGAGCTTTCGTAAGCTGGCGGGATGCGTATATGGTTCCGTACCAAAAAAGGACAGCGTTTTTGTTGAGGGTGAAAGTAACATGCTTTCATTTTGTTCTTTACTTGTATGCGCCAATCTGAAAGCCATCtctcaattaaaattaatataaaatattatattggAATGTAAAACATTACTACACGAATGGGTCGAATGCCAAAAATTGGGTTGTCATGTATTGACTGGGAACAGTCAAATTGAGACATTTGCTTCATTTCTCTATACTGAATTATGCAAAGCGAAAACGTTACAATAACAAGTCGAGAGTGGCATAGAAAGACTTTTCGAaattgatatttatttatcattcACCACGGTGATTGGCATCGAGCTTTCTCTGTTTGAATAGTTTCTTAAGGGGTTCGGTCGTTTTCCCCAATGTTTTTCAATGTGAATAATGTTAATTTAAAGAAGATATAATCGTTTACACATTTATTAGTTGCCCAACAAAACTTCGGCGCACCGAAGTTGGCTCTTCTGAACTATTTATTTAATAGcaataatatttgtattttgcagAATTATCTATTATAAAACAGAAGTCTCTTAAAATTGATCAGGAGCTGGAAATTTCTGAAAATAAGACTAAAGActtgtgtatgtatatacataaatatacatcGAAATTAGAATTGCTTAACGAAAAAATGTACAAGAAGAGAATACACCATGATATGGAGGAGACTGAGTTTGAACACGAGCAGACTGAGCTCAGCCAAAAACTAAAGGTATGCCTATGCTCCCAAATTTACTAGTATTTTCAACAAATTTATCGTTTACTTCTCATCAGGAGGCCGAGCTTGGAATATTAAAGTTGGAGGGGCTGATATCGGAACTACGAAACGAAATTGAACTTCACAAAGACTTAGTGATAGAGAAACATAGAGAGGCATTATCTTGGGAgtcaaaatataaattactTGAAGAAACAATTCAATGGTCAAAGACAGAGCGCTCATTAAATAGTGAAATAGGCTCCATGAAAACTGAAATTCATCGTATGAATATAAGATATAGCCAACTGAAGCGGGCACAGGAAAGACTGGTTCAAGACTTAGAACATTGTGTTATGCACCGTGAACAAATTTTTGTTAATGCAACTATTAAGGAACATGTAAgggaaaaaatattaaaacttcAAACCGCCTCTCAAACTCAAGTACGACTTGATGAGGTTAACAATAGAGCAGTTCTAATACATAATGAAATAGAATTTCTAACAGAAACTCGTTTAATAGAAGATGTCAATAAGATTGAGCGCATGATTTTCATGTTAAGAAGAATACAATCAGACCTGAATAACATTAATGAAGATGATATCAAGGTCAGAACTCAAATAGAGAATGCTCATTTGTCAAAGCATGCCAATTTAGAGCAAATTATTCGGAAACAGACTCGTGCTAAGGCTTATCGAAGGCTTAAACTGATGAAGTCACACCAAAGAATCGTTCGTTCGGAGATGACTATTGATCAGCTTTCCCAAAAACAGTCCGATATGAACAGCAAGCTTATGGAAATAATTCAAAACTTGATAATAGAATaccccgaaaaaaaaatattcttcacaaaaattattcatatcCTGAAGGAATAAATATCATGCAAGGTTATCTAATAAAAATCGATTTTTAACACCAacattatttaaaataatataatcaGGTACCGAAGTTAGGTTATGTTATTAAAAtcacaaaataataaataaattaaaattttgtttgataaTCTTCgttgataatatttatttgtattaattatTGATATATGTTCAAGAGTAAATCTAAATtgtgacaaacaaaaattggtttgtttgttggtcCGGGTACTAGACTTGACTCTAGACAGATCGCGATTTTTTGATCATAGGCATAGAACATTTACCAAGTTTTTTTTAACTAACAGCGGACTTAGCTGGTTCATATATAACTTATGAAAAAACTCCTATTTTAAGGACCTGGACAAGTCCCATTTTATTGAAGGTGTTACAAACTTTGAGAAGTGTTGGACTAAGTGCATAcgtaaacaattttttattgcCTACAGCTCTATTGGCCGAGACACTCTTTAGCCATATCGACCTTACCCCGCCAGTTaaagttattatttattagttTACATTATTTAAGTCTTTCTTGAATTTTAGTAGGTCGCCCCTCCGATGGCCAGGAATACTTCTTAGGTGTTCGCGGACACCGTTATACCTACCATCGTTTACCAGGGGCTTCATCCTTCTAGTCTTCCGGTTCTAATGAGCGAGAGTGACCAACTGATATCGCGAAGTCCCCGCTGAACTGTGACCACGCACCAGCTCCTGGACTGTGACAGCCATGATGCCGCTGAGTCGACAATCTGGCGTCCCGTCCGAGGCAGCAGGGACCAGTGATGGACGGCGGAATTGTTGGTTCACGACCACGGGAAATAATATCGGCAACCGCCCATACATACGCCACCGTATCAAACActgggcttcagcttcgaaaaGCGTAAGTGACTCAATACTTAATTgtggatatattttaaaatttaaaacttccttcacagaggacTGATTTACCCTACACTTTGCCCCAAATCGAGTCGTATCCGAAAAAGCCAACGTCATCCTTCATCCAAGGCAAGGGCTACGTAATctactagactctagatagACATCGTTGTTTTcaggtttaaggatatacataCGCATCTATATATTTAGATGgatacaaatgttttccacttgcttatttatttgtacTGAGCTAAGTTatgataaataaatcaaaatatcATCATTGCTGTATCCTGCACCGGTGAAACTATGCCGATTACAaacaaatagcggagaaactaaatattttggactggggaaaatgtccttgatccttgataaatACTCCTttaaatcagggacatttgttccatcacaggaagccatcgcacgccTAAATCGCACgttaaaactaaatatgtattGTTGGGGTGGTTtgagtccttaccgaaggatcaCGGAAATTTGTCTGATCACTGGAGGACATGGTACGCCCCAATCGGGCCACAAACAAGAGGGAAAACAAGATTTATATatctggagaaaatatccttgacccttggtccttgataaggactccatcagatccgggacatttttccgaacacaggacgccgtcgcacgcccagatcggcccataaaAAGTGgagaaaattaatattttttatcctTCATATCCTTTGTCCTTGAAGAGGACttcataaaatcaggga from Drosophila pseudoobscura strain MV-25-SWS-2005 chromosome 4, UCI_Dpse_MV25, whole genome shotgun sequence encodes the following:
- the l(2)41Ab gene encoding coiled-coil domain-containing protein 40, which translates into the protein MSDTDDLDSCDFANVSEMEPHRAPEPEQLAILPPNHPLLYKFQRSLKDHLLRTKQKLENEIAEIKYQVKAKEKRREEQGLTLYDMQQKMGFQEEQIQEISAEIDRHVQSRQVAELGVNTAKKNYEEKEKLTRSQKALYHERMVELEDLQCLGSNIKKWAFDVEDEVKNAKRIVSRDAQLQRQLSQEKRKSDILFYRLDMEVKKRESELQSICEEETAMKDIVSILNMSIADANTDLEVLQNEHKRLSQAWSEVIIAIQLRDKILFQVQDNMRKHKESIKLNLAGIEAIKKQIGKEMDLNRKLESFKQRLADDMSSLQRDCQQENETLFRLQAKLDELPDFLGSTEADLQEAIRDGNRLFSEIRKLDYSLEKYHQKKFRTEEAILKLAQDQLVADKATAYRLKLLNKSQERRRNIDLSFSKVQSQLASSMLDVEKLRSSVLKTKTQNDLITQSLNQSEFKSSTLETELKKMHSKIEVKMKLFERLSNKIENMQKLFGEASGSPTELKIKQIEKSIHAGELQIREHQQFWIMLQNHFVNLSQKRNDQLNEIQVTRKQLSIIKQKSLKIDQELEISENKTKDLCMYIHKYTSKLELLNEKMYKKRIHHDMEETEFEHEQTELSQKLKEAELGILKLEGLISELRNEIELHKDLVIEKHREALSWESKYKLLEETIQWSKTERSLNSEIGSMKTEIHRMNIRYSQLKRAQERLVQDLEHCVMHREQIFVNATIKEHVREKILKLQTASQTQVRLDEVNNRAVLIHNEIEFLTETRLIEDVNKIERMIFMLRRIQSDLNNINEDDIKVRTQIENAHLSKHANLEQIIRKQTRAKAYRRLKLMKSHQRIVRSEMTIDQLSQKQSDMNSKLMEIIQNLIIEYPEKKIFFTKIIHILKE